The Tenrec ecaudatus isolate mTenEca1 chromosome 4, mTenEca1.hap1, whole genome shotgun sequence region CATTTTATTGATAAACTATTTACCTTGAATTTGTATAATGATGTCAAACCTATGTTTTTGAATTGAATATGAGTATTTCCAATGATTGAAATCTGCTAATTAATTTATGAATTCATTGTGAGTTCTTAGTTTCAGTGTTTCCCCGCTGACAGTTTGAAAACAAGCAGTGGGCATTCAAATTCATAATTTATTTTTACAGAACATAATGGACCTATGGATTTCAGAGTAAAGACAATGAGAATTGTAAGTACACAGATGTTACATTTAGGGGGCATGTTGACAAATCACAGAAACGCTGGCTTTTCAATCATTTTACATGTAGACACCAATAATGTATTTCCACAGGCAATTGGTTAATCTGGTGACTTTTCCATGTTCCAGGTCCAAAGTGATGCAAAATGAGAGAGGTCTGATATTGTCTATGTCCAGAAAAATTATGTTCATTTCAGAGGATTTATTGAGAAAGTAAGGAAGGTTTTGAAAATATACTACTGAAAGGAAACAAAGATGTAAGAGAATATACATATTATTTTTACgtactatatatacatacatatgagaTCAGAAGAATATATGAACATATTTCTAGAACTTTGGGACATTACCACATTCTTTAACagttttttttcaaagttttCCACATTCCATTTTATATTAACATAAATAATTTTCTTAATTGTACATCTAAAATATGAATGGTTGAGTTTtccttaatttttatatttaatatttaaatattttgcaTGGATATGAGCTCATTTACCATTAAATCCTTTACAATACATCAGTGATTATTCTTACTTGCAAAGAACATTGTCTATTAAAATATTTCCACCATATATCTACTTTCAAATCATTATGAAGTAAGAGTGACACTGCACTACAAGGTAGAAAGATTTCACAGAGTTTCCATAAATCAATAGAGAAGTTGATCCTACATCTTTCTACCTAGGAGCAGCTTGGAGATTCAAATCACTGGACATTTGCTTGGCAGCTGATGGATTTCACTGTTACTCCCCCAGAGCTTCTTAAACATTTCAAACATGTACAGATCCTAGGGATAATGAGTAACCTTTACTAGTAGCACAGCAAGGAAAGTATTTTGGTGTGTTTAGGGTGTCACTATTAATTTAGGGACAAGGAAATAATATATACTGCTCACAGGCTAAAGGATGGATGCTGAGATAAGAAATGACTTAGTAGagttgtgtaggttaactaatgactGACTCAGAATATAAACCTGGAATGTCAAATTGTAAGAAAATTGGTGGTAAACGCTGTCATATACTTCTCTGTATAACACATTTATATAATGGGTTTGATTAGtaatttaaattgttgaataaacATTGAAGATCTAAAATATAAGAACCCATCTAATTTAATACaaacatttttatgaaaaaaattgagGAATGAAACTGCATCTAATTGGACCAAAAATAGAGCTACTGTTCTCAATAGAAATAAAGACTAATTGAATAGTAAATGGTTTTAAGAGAGAAGGATCTAAGAAATAccgaataaaagaaaaagaaaccataaGATTAAACACTTACATCACCGTCACATTAACGGGCACTCTCCCTCTTCTGCAGAAGTCTAATGACAGCCTTTTTCACTTCTTTGTTCCTCAGACTATAAATGAGTGGGTTCAGCATGGGGATCACAATAGTATAAAACACAGAGGCCACTTGGTCCTTTCCCAAGGAGTAGGAGCTCCTTGGTTTTAAATAAGTGAAAATTGTGGTACCATAGAAGATGGTGACTCCCAGCAGGTGGGAGGCACAGGTAGAGAAGGCCTTTTGCTTCCCTGATGTGGACTTGATTTTCAGGATAGTAGAGAGAATGGATGCATAGGAAAcagagattgtgataagagaaacCACTAAAGTGGAGCCACCAAGAATGAATATCATGGTCTCAGTATCATGGGTGTCTGTGCAGGACAGAGCTAAAATTGGGGTAGTGTCACAGAAAAAGTGATGGACTACATTGGAGTCACAGAAACGCAAGGTGCTCATGGACATCACAATAACAAGGGACTCACTAAAGCCAATCAAATAGGAGGCaatgagcagggagcagcagaggGATGGGGACATAATAACTGGGTACAATAGAGGTTTGCAGATAGCTACATAGCGATCATAGGCCATTGCAGAGAGAAGAAGAAATTCTGTGTCACCTAAGTACACAAAAAAATACATCTGGGCTAAACAGCCTACGAAGGAAATATGTTTGGTGGAAGCTATTAGGTTTTCTAAGGTTTTAGGGGTAAAGACTGATGAGTAGCTGACATCAATGAATGACAGGTGACTGAGGAAGAAATACATGGGCGTGTGCAGCTGGAGGTCCAGGCGGATAATGAGGATCATCCCTGCGTTCCCCAGCACAGTAACTAGGTAAATGAggagaaatagatgaaagaggaCCAGCCGGAGCTCTTCAGAATCTGTCAGTCCCTCGAGGA contains the following coding sequences:
- the LOC142446432 gene encoding olfactory receptor 8H1-like; the protein is MDRRNNTIVSDFILEGLTDSEELRLVLFHLFLLIYLVTVLGNAGMILIIRLDLQLHTPMYFFLSHLSFIDVSYSSVFTPKTLENLIASTKHISFVGCLAQMYFFVYLGDTEFLLLSAMAYDRYVAICKPLLYPVIMSPSLCCSLLIASYLIGFSESLVIVMSMSTLRFCDSNVVHHFFCDTTPILALSCTDTHDTETMIFILGGSTLVVSLITISVSYASILSTILKIKSTSGKQKAFSTCASHLLGVTIFYGTTIFTYLKPRSSYSLGKDQVASVFYTIVIPMLNPLIYSLRNKEVKKAVIRLLQKRESAR